The Candidatus Nitrosocosmicus franklandus genome contains a region encoding:
- a CDS encoding dihydrofolate reductase family protein, producing the protein MNDNKKAMRKLKLHVDISVDGCIAGPNNEMDWIDFTWNEELMEYENRLHEPVDTILLGRKMTNEFVSYWSNVMNKPDDPWNAFAKKMIETPKIVFTMTLDKSEWPNTKIATGDLKEEITKLKRQDGGDIIVYGGASFDSALIKENLIDEYYLFVNPVAIGNGKTIFKDLKEIRKLSLVESIAFDSGTVLLHYEVEKN; encoded by the coding sequence ATGAACGATAATAAAAAGGCAATGAGAAAATTAAAACTACATGTAGACATTTCAGTTGATGGTTGTATCGCAGGACCCAACAATGAAATGGACTGGATAGATTTTACTTGGAATGAAGAATTGATGGAATATGAGAATAGATTACACGAGCCAGTTGATACCATTCTTCTGGGAAGGAAAATGACTAATGAATTTGTTTCCTATTGGTCTAATGTGATGAACAAACCCGATGACCCTTGGAATGCATTTGCTAAAAAAATGATAGAAACACCAAAAATTGTTTTTACTATGACACTCGATAAATCAGAGTGGCCAAATACCAAAATAGCAACAGGTGATCTCAAAGAGGAAATTACAAAGTTAAAGAGACAAGATGGTGGTGATATTATAGTTTATGGTGGTGCCTCTTTTGATTCTGCTTTGATAAAAGAAAACTTGATTGATGAATATTATTTGTTTGTAAATCCTGTTGCAATTGGAAATGGAAAGACCATTTTTAAGGACCTAAAAGAGATCCGTAAATTGTCTCTTGTTGAATCAATCGCGTTTGACTCTGGAACAGTTTTGCTCCATTATGAAGTAGAGAAAAATTGA